A window from Bosea sp. ANAM02 encodes these proteins:
- a CDS encoding amino acid ABC transporter ATP-binding protein, which yields MSAAPLISLRGIGKRFGTHRALRGIDLDIEAGSVVVLIGPSGSGKSTLIRCINGLVRPDEGALAIAGRPVDIHHESAWQQLRTEIGMVFQDYALFPHLTVLDNMTLTPRRRLKLPRAEAEARAQNLLTKVGLAHKAQDYPSALSGGQQQRVAIVRALAMQPRAILFDEPTSALDPETISSVLDVMKGLAREGATMVVVTHEMGFAREVADRVVFMADGAIVEEGAPDVFFANPRHERSRAFLSNIQSFGAKDHG from the coding sequence ATGAGCGCCGCACCGCTGATCAGCTTGCGCGGCATCGGAAAGCGCTTCGGCACGCATCGCGCGCTGCGTGGCATCGACCTCGATATCGAGGCCGGTAGCGTCGTGGTGCTGATCGGGCCGAGCGGCTCCGGCAAGAGCACGCTGATCCGCTGCATCAACGGCTTGGTCCGGCCGGACGAGGGCGCGCTCGCCATCGCTGGCCGTCCGGTCGACATCCATCACGAGAGCGCTTGGCAGCAGCTCAGGACCGAGATCGGCATGGTCTTCCAGGACTATGCGCTGTTTCCGCATCTCACCGTGCTCGATAACATGACGCTGACGCCGAGGCGCCGACTGAAGCTGCCACGCGCCGAGGCCGAGGCGAGGGCACAGAATCTGCTGACGAAAGTTGGTCTCGCCCACAAGGCGCAGGACTACCCATCAGCCCTCTCTGGCGGGCAGCAGCAGCGAGTTGCGATCGTGCGCGCGCTGGCGATGCAGCCGCGCGCGATCCTCTTCGACGAGCCGACCTCCGCACTTGATCCGGAAACGATCTCCAGCGTGCTCGATGTGATGAAGGGTCTCGCACGTGAGGGCGCGACCATGGTCGTCGTCACTCACGAGATGGGCTTCGCGCGCGAGGTCGCCGACCGCGTCGTGTTCATGGCCGACGGCGCAATCGTCGAAGAGGGAGCGCCCGACGTCTTCTTCGCGAATCCGCGTCACGAGCGCAGCCGCGCCTTCCTGTCGAATATCCAATCCTTCGGAGCCAAAGACCATGGCTGA
- a CDS encoding FAD-binding oxidoreductase: MAESSGVLAPGFTTDPYWWDAAPPETAREPLPEQTDVLVVGSGYCGLSAAAELARHGVDVTVVDAEDLGAGASTRSGGMVSSGQKLVIGGAIKGVDAARMGRLLEDSLSSYEHLKTLIREKELDADLGVFGRYFAAHVPRHYDRLRRQGELLAKHTGVTVHEIPKSRQDEITRTDYYHGGIVIDDYGGLHPAKYHRALRRLAAANGAILRSHAPVLKVGPAVDGLHEVETGRGRIKARQVFFGTNGYSDKASGFLHKKVVGVRSYQIATEPLPPVLIAEINTGRRMITDSRKELIYARPSPDGTRILFGSRPGMFTLPEREAAPRLHAMMIKVWPQLAGYRVTHCWSGKVGMTADKIAHMGRQDGIDFAIGCNGNGVALMTYLGHQSALKLLGRQNRSSAFDDPSFPKIPVPFYDGRPWFLPIVSGWYHLQDAIARRAAGL; the protein is encoded by the coding sequence ATGGCTGAATCGTCTGGCGTGCTGGCCCCCGGCTTCACGACCGATCCCTATTGGTGGGATGCGGCTCCGCCCGAGACAGCGCGCGAGCCACTGCCCGAGCAGACGGACGTCCTCGTGGTGGGCTCGGGTTATTGCGGGCTTTCGGCTGCCGCGGAGCTCGCGCGCCACGGCGTCGACGTCACGGTGGTCGACGCCGAGGATCTCGGTGCCGGCGCCTCGACCCGTTCAGGCGGCATGGTCTCAAGCGGGCAGAAGCTCGTCATCGGCGGCGCCATCAAGGGCGTCGACGCGGCTCGCATGGGACGCCTGCTGGAAGACTCCCTGTCCTCCTACGAACATCTCAAGACCCTCATCCGCGAGAAGGAGCTCGATGCCGATCTCGGCGTCTTTGGCCGCTATTTCGCCGCTCACGTACCGAGGCATTACGACCGGCTGCGGCGCCAGGGTGAACTGCTGGCGAAGCACACGGGCGTCACCGTCCACGAGATCCCTAAATCCCGCCAGGACGAGATCACGCGGACCGACTACTATCATGGCGGCATCGTCATCGATGACTATGGCGGCCTGCATCCGGCGAAATACCACCGGGCGCTGCGCCGGCTCGCCGCTGCCAACGGCGCGATCCTGCGCTCGCATGCGCCGGTTCTGAAGGTAGGCCCGGCCGTCGACGGCTTACACGAGGTCGAGACCGGGCGCGGGCGGATCAAGGCACGCCAGGTCTTCTTCGGCACCAACGGCTATAGCGACAAGGCGAGCGGCTTCCTGCACAAGAAGGTCGTCGGCGTGCGCAGCTACCAGATCGCGACCGAGCCACTGCCGCCCGTATTGATCGCTGAGATCAATACGGGCCGGCGCATGATCACGGATTCACGCAAGGAGCTGATCTACGCGCGCCCGTCGCCGGACGGTACGCGCATCCTGTTCGGCAGCCGGCCGGGCATGTTCACTCTGCCGGAGCGCGAGGCGGCGCCACGACTTCACGCGATGATGATCAAGGTCTGGCCGCAGCTCGCCGGCTACCGCGTTACGCATTGCTGGAGCGGCAAAGTGGGGATGACCGCTGACAAGATCGCCCATATGGGCAGGCAGGACGGCATCGATTTCGCGATTGGCTGCAACGGGAACGGCGTCGCGCTGATGACCTATCTCGGACATCAGTCCGCTCTGAAGCTGCTCGGCCGGCAGAACCGCAGCAGCGCTTTCGATGACCCATCCTTCCCGAAGATTCCGGTGCCGTTCTACGACGGCAGACCATGGTTCCTGCCGATCGTCAGTGGTTGGTATCACCTGCAGGATGCGATCGCGCGCCGCGCAGCCGGGCTCTGA
- a CDS encoding LysR substrate-binding domain-containing protein: protein MNMRQVEAFRTVMMRGSMTVAAQELRTSQPSISRLIAELEASIGLSLFERRAGRIRPTPEGLSFYREVERSFVGLENLAHAARDIRALGTGRLRIAAMPVVALGFIPRCIKRFKDQFPNAAISIQMGNDATVTRWMSTSHCDVGFVANVIELPMVEHELLYAIPGICVLPPSHPLETKTALTPEDLAGEPFISLSLEDGARARVDRAFADADVRRHHVLETPFSAAICALVAQGLGVGICNPIAADDYRHTGIAIRPFEPAIPFYGHAMYQTSQRDGVLLDGFLTIVREELKRYGKGDSAERPAPPLKRSNRPRHRSR from the coding sequence ATGAATATGCGCCAAGTTGAGGCGTTCCGTACGGTGATGATGCGTGGCTCGATGACCGTCGCCGCACAGGAACTGCGTACCTCTCAGCCCAGCATCAGTCGTCTGATCGCGGAGTTGGAGGCGTCGATCGGCTTGTCCCTTTTCGAGCGCCGGGCCGGTCGCATCAGGCCGACGCCGGAAGGGCTGTCGTTCTATCGCGAGGTCGAGCGCAGTTTCGTAGGGCTGGAGAATCTGGCGCATGCGGCGCGCGACATCCGCGCGCTCGGCACCGGCCGTTTGCGGATCGCAGCGATGCCTGTGGTCGCGCTCGGCTTCATCCCCCGCTGCATCAAGCGCTTCAAAGACCAGTTCCCGAATGCGGCGATCTCGATCCAGATGGGAAACGACGCCACGGTCACGCGCTGGATGTCGACCTCGCACTGTGATGTCGGTTTCGTCGCAAACGTGATCGAACTGCCGATGGTCGAGCACGAGTTGCTCTACGCGATTCCGGGCATCTGCGTTCTGCCTCCAAGCCACCCCTTGGAGACGAAGACAGCGCTGACGCCCGAGGACCTCGCCGGCGAACCGTTCATTTCGCTATCGCTGGAGGACGGGGCCCGCGCCCGGGTCGACAGGGCCTTCGCGGATGCCGATGTGAGGCGCCACCATGTCCTTGAGACGCCATTCAGCGCAGCAATCTGTGCCCTTGTCGCGCAAGGACTTGGCGTCGGCATCTGCAACCCGATCGCCGCCGACGACTACCGCCATACGGGAATTGCAATCCGGCCGTTTGAGCCAGCGATCCCATTCTACGGTCACGCCATGTATCAGACCAGCCAGCGCGACGGCGTTCTACTCGATGGTTTCCTCACGATCGTCCGCGAGGAACTAAAGCGCTATGGCAAAGGTGACAGCGCGGAGAGGCCTGCTCCTCCTCTGAAGCGCTCGAACAGACCCCGGCATCGCTCGCGATAA
- a CDS encoding ABC transporter substrate-binding protein — protein sequence MRQMYRHATAAALLGAAFASTAQAEELVVGSFGGSFAENVKACHVAAFEKATGATVSLKLGNSSQFAAALRATAGKPDMDIVYIDNSLAAQTANEKLNEKIDRAKLKNAADVIPTAWGKDDNYVVAMVSATTLVYNPKLVKTPPTSWLDIADPAYAGKYAIGDISGTSGLQFLLALNKLKGGTLENIDPGIEAIKPLAKGSAVLYTQADQLLSLFERGEIAIAPWYPDRAGVAMDKGLSLAVAYPKEGAVGILPAVVLPKGSTKTELAYKFLDQVLSAEGQGCFSERAYIGAVNTKVKLSDKLKGIVPNGESLEKAWFIDPEVIARNSATWTRRWQREVAR from the coding sequence ATGCGCCAGATGTATCGTCATGCGACCGCCGCCGCCTTGCTCGGCGCCGCCTTCGCCTCCACCGCCCAGGCCGAGGAGCTCGTCGTGGGCTCCTTCGGCGGCTCCTTCGCCGAGAACGTCAAGGCCTGCCATGTCGCCGCCTTCGAGAAGGCGACGGGCGCGACGGTTTCCCTGAAGCTCGGCAATTCCTCGCAGTTCGCCGCGGCTTTGCGCGCCACCGCCGGCAAGCCGGACATGGACATCGTCTATATCGACAACTCGCTGGCGGCGCAGACCGCCAACGAAAAGCTCAACGAGAAGATCGACCGCGCGAAGCTGAAGAATGCCGCGGACGTGATCCCGACCGCCTGGGGCAAGGACGACAACTATGTCGTCGCGATGGTGAGCGCGACGACGCTGGTCTACAATCCCAAGCTGGTGAAGACACCGCCGACCTCCTGGCTCGATATCGCCGACCCGGCCTATGCCGGCAAATACGCGATCGGCGACATCAGCGGCACCTCCGGCCTGCAGTTCCTGCTGGCGCTGAACAAGCTCAAGGGCGGCACGCTCGAGAATATCGACCCGGGCATCGAGGCGATCAAGCCGCTCGCGAAGGGCTCGGCCGTGCTCTACACCCAGGCCGACCAGCTCCTCTCCCTGTTCGAGCGCGGCGAGATCGCAATCGCGCCGTGGTATCCGGACCGCGCCGGCGTCGCCATGGACAAGGGCCTGTCGCTCGCCGTCGCCTATCCGAAGGAAGGCGCGGTCGGCATCCTGCCGGCTGTCGTCCTGCCCAAGGGTTCGACCAAGACCGAGCTCGCCTACAAGTTCCTCGATCAGGTGCTCTCGGCCGAGGGCCAGGGCTGCTTCTCCGAGCGGGCCTATATCGGCGCGGTCAACACCAAGGTGAAGCTCTCGGACAAGCTCAAGGGCATCGTGCCGAACGGCGAGAGCCTGGAGAAGGCCTGGTTCATCGATCCCGAGGTGATCGCCAGGAACAGCGCGACCTGGACGCGCCGCTGGCAGCGCGAAGTCGCCCGCTGA
- a CDS encoding MarR family transcriptional regulator, translated as MRNEAARNLTFETPDALWQTDRVGAGMQRWRREFPDVDCSGKAIVGRLLHLNEVFQAAINRTLARHRLKYPSFAVLATLRVQGAPYRMSPKALLDTLILTSGGLSNLLRRLEKAGHVRRMADETDGRGVIVELTEKGRLLVEPAMRDHAETERRLVAMLPPAEQAMVAGALGRMMLAGR; from the coding sequence ATGCGCAACGAGGCCGCGCGAAACCTGACCTTCGAAACGCCCGACGCGCTCTGGCAGACCGACCGCGTCGGCGCCGGCATGCAGCGCTGGCGACGCGAATTCCCGGATGTCGATTGTTCGGGCAAGGCGATCGTCGGTCGGTTGCTCCATCTCAACGAGGTGTTCCAGGCCGCGATCAACCGGACGCTTGCGCGGCACAGGCTCAAATATCCGAGCTTCGCGGTGCTGGCGACGCTGCGCGTGCAGGGCGCGCCTTACCGAATGTCGCCCAAGGCCCTGCTCGACACGCTGATCCTGACCTCCGGTGGCCTCTCGAACCTGCTGCGACGCCTGGAGAAGGCGGGCCACGTCCGCCGCATGGCCGACGAGACCGACGGCCGCGGCGTCATCGTCGAGCTCACGGAGAAGGGCCGCCTGCTGGTCGAGCCGGCGATGCGCGACCATGCCGAGACCGAACGGCGCCTCGTCGCCATGCTGCCGCCGGCCGAGCAGGCAATGGTGGCCGGCGCGCTCGGCAGGATGATGCTGGCCGGCCGCTGA
- a CDS encoding amino acid ABC transporter permease, protein MEFDFSYLVEKWPALMGGLWLTIQVSLIAIVASIIVGVLGAAARVLSVPVIDKLVIGYVEFIRNTPLLAQLFFIFYGLPGIGIRLSLFWSGVLSLTVWAGAYQIENIRGGLETVGKGLREAAFSLGLTPWRFFRLVAAPLAIRVSLPAMLNTSISLLKNSSYLQAIGLAELTFVALDRVSMDFRTLEMFAALCVIYLVLVLMLSFAANRIEYRLNAPFRM, encoded by the coding sequence GTGGAATTCGACTTTTCCTATCTCGTCGAGAAATGGCCCGCGCTGATGGGTGGCCTGTGGCTGACCATCCAGGTCAGCCTGATCGCCATCGTCGCCTCGATCATCGTCGGGGTGCTTGGGGCCGCCGCGCGGGTGCTGAGCGTGCCCGTAATCGACAAGCTTGTAATCGGCTATGTCGAGTTCATTCGCAACACGCCGTTGCTCGCCCAGCTCTTCTTCATCTTCTACGGGCTGCCGGGCATCGGCATCCGGCTCTCGCTCTTCTGGTCGGGCGTGTTGAGCCTGACGGTCTGGGCTGGCGCCTATCAGATCGAGAACATCCGGGGCGGGCTCGAAACCGTCGGCAAGGGCCTGCGCGAGGCCGCGTTCTCGCTCGGGTTGACGCCCTGGCGCTTCTTCCGCCTCGTCGCGGCGCCGCTCGCCATCCGCGTCAGCCTGCCAGCGATGCTGAACACCTCGATCTCGCTTCTGAAAAACTCCTCCTATCTCCAGGCGATCGGGCTGGCCGAACTGACCTTCGTCGCGCTCGACCGCGTTTCGATGGATTTCCGCACGCTGGAGATGTTTGCCGCGCTCTGCGTGATCTATCTCGTGCTCGTCCTGATGCTTTCCTTCGCCGCGAACCGGATCGAGTACCGGCTCAACGCGCCCTTCCGGATGTGA
- the argH gene encoding argininosuccinate lyase, protein MESKVSRRLTEPVAQEVCEHIYAPRLARDFRTVFGYMSDLNQAHALMLARCGLISPEVAKTLAAGLLRMEQEGPEVVELDPQREDSYFNYEAHLIKLVGTDVGGRLHIARSRNDLTSALDRLRARDLLLDAGQALLSVTEHALDGAFRFRDAVMPGYTHLQPAQPVTYGFYLAGVAQALGRDFDRLADAWARTNISPLGAGALAGTAFAIDRYAVASSLGFEGLIENTLDAVATRDFGLEILAGLSQIALGWSRVAQDFHVMVSHEFQTVEFPDRVTGTSSIMPQKKNPVVLEHLKGKAGHLLGLYVASATAVKGTHFTNTIDGNRETMRGVWEAGEETVRCLSLFDLVVATGRPNATLMKRRVTEDFASATDLADLMVREADLSFREAHHVVGGVVRAAMDAGLAADGITTEMVDTAALDQLGRPLKLDAERVRRSLDPSESVAGRSLPGGPAPDAVARSVAAAQGRLETNRALLAERRGRLQATRDALKRDLADLAA, encoded by the coding sequence ATGGAATCGAAAGTCAGTCGCCGCCTCACCGAGCCGGTCGCGCAGGAGGTCTGCGAGCACATCTACGCCCCCCGCCTCGCTCGCGATTTCCGCACCGTGTTCGGCTATATGAGCGACCTGAATCAGGCTCATGCGCTGATGTTGGCCCGTTGCGGGCTGATCTCTCCCGAGGTCGCGAAGACGCTCGCCGCCGGCCTGCTGCGGATGGAGCAGGAAGGGCCGGAGGTCGTCGAGCTCGATCCGCAGCGCGAGGATTCCTACTTCAATTACGAAGCGCATCTGATCAAGCTCGTAGGCACCGATGTCGGCGGGCGGCTGCATATTGCCCGCAGCCGCAACGATCTGACCTCGGCGCTCGACCGGCTTCGCGCCCGCGACCTGCTGCTCGACGCCGGTCAGGCCTTGCTCTCGGTCACCGAACACGCGCTCGACGGCGCCTTTCGTTTCCGCGACGCGGTGATGCCCGGCTATACCCATCTCCAGCCGGCCCAACCCGTGACCTACGGCTTCTACCTCGCCGGCGTGGCCCAGGCGCTGGGACGGGATTTCGACCGTCTCGCCGATGCGTGGGCTCGTACCAACATCAGCCCGCTCGGCGCCGGCGCGCTGGCTGGAACCGCCTTTGCGATCGATCGCTACGCGGTGGCTTCTTCGTTGGGCTTCGAGGGGCTGATCGAGAACACGCTCGACGCAGTCGCGACCCGCGATTTCGGGCTGGAGATCCTCGCCGGACTGTCGCAGATCGCGCTCGGCTGGAGCCGCGTCGCGCAGGATTTCCACGTGATGGTCTCGCACGAGTTCCAGACGGTGGAGTTCCCCGACCGCGTCACCGGCACCTCCAGCATCATGCCGCAGAAGAAGAATCCGGTCGTGCTGGAGCACCTCAAGGGCAAGGCCGGCCACCTGCTCGGCCTCTATGTCGCCTCGGCGACGGCGGTGAAGGGAACCCACTTCACCAACACGATCGACGGCAACCGCGAGACGATGCGCGGCGTCTGGGAGGCGGGCGAGGAGACGGTGCGCTGTCTTTCGCTGTTCGATCTCGTCGTCGCGACCGGCCGTCCGAACGCGACGCTGATGAAGCGGCGTGTCACGGAGGACTTCGCTTCCGCCACCGATCTCGCCGATCTGATGGTACGCGAAGCCGATCTCTCCTTCCGCGAGGCGCATCATGTCGTCGGCGGAGTGGTGCGCGCCGCGATGGATGCCGGGCTCGCCGCTGACGGCATCACGACGGAGATGGTTGACACGGCGGCGCTCGACCAGCTCGGCCGGCCGCTGAAGCTGGACGCTGAACGGGTCCGCCGCAGCCTAGACCCGAGCGAGAGCGTCGCTGGGCGCAGCCTGCCGGGCGGCCCTGCGCCCGACGCCGTTGCTCGTTCGGTCGCGGCAGCTCAGGGGCGCCTCGAAACCAACCGCGCCCTGCTCGCCGAGCGCCGGGGCCGGCTCCAGGCGACGCGCGATGCACTGAAGCGCGATCTGGCGGACCTCGCCGCATGA
- a CDS encoding SDR family NAD(P)-dependent oxidoreductase, whose product MVSGASRGIGRAIAAELGRQGFALSLGIRDAKASPGEGFAPAGLASFAYEAGEPGNEAAWVAETMARFGRIDVLVNAAGILREVSLESGDPADLDDLLAINVKAPFRLIQAALPHLNASGEGRVVNVASLSGKRVRNGNAGYQMSKFAMMGLSHAVRQAAFASGVRALALCPSYVATDMTANSTISPEQMTQPQDVANLVAMIVRLPNTASISELVINCGYEAMY is encoded by the coding sequence ATGGTCTCCGGCGCGAGCCGCGGCATCGGCCGCGCGATCGCGGCCGAACTCGGACGGCAGGGCTTTGCGCTCAGCCTTGGCATCCGCGATGCGAAAGCCTCGCCGGGCGAGGGCTTCGCGCCGGCCGGGCTGGCTTCCTTTGCTTACGAGGCTGGTGAGCCCGGAAATGAGGCTGCCTGGGTCGCGGAAACGATGGCACGCTTCGGGCGGATCGACGTTCTTGTCAATGCGGCCGGCATCCTGCGTGAAGTCTCACTTGAAAGCGGCGATCCTGCCGACCTGGACGATCTGCTCGCAATCAACGTCAAGGCGCCTTTCCGCCTGATCCAGGCTGCCCTGCCGCATCTGAATGCGAGCGGAGAGGGCCGCGTCGTCAATGTCGCCTCGCTGTCCGGCAAACGCGTCCGAAACGGCAATGCTGGCTATCAGATGAGCAAGTTCGCCATGATGGGGCTGTCCCATGCGGTACGTCAGGCGGCCTTCGCTTCCGGGGTGCGCGCTCTCGCTCTGTGCCCAAGCTATGTCGCGACCGACATGACGGCGAACTCGACCATTTCTCCGGAGCAGATGACTCAGCCGCAGGATGTCGCCAATCTGGTGGCGATGATCGTTCGATTGCCGAACACGGCATCCATCTCCGAACTGGTCATCAATTGCGGCTATGAGGCCATGTATTGA
- a CDS encoding pyridoxal-phosphate dependent enzyme, producing the protein MAASRSNIAETASPTGMACLRCSTTFPVHEYEAGCPRCAAERHASNLRLIYDRETGGVRLPYAQAASLGENLTPLVDLRGLADEIGVGRLSAKLEWCNPTGSHKDRMAAQLLAHASRLGFREIAAASSGNGGLAVAAYAALHGLKAEIATTRALPAHYRDAMTAHGATLACFDNSLERWAHVARRVTEGAFAATNYRVPAIGTNPFGIEGYKTLAAEIAAPGMPDVVVVPCARGDLLSGLHLGFAELGAIPRLVGAEPFPRLERVLAGADYRESFSGETDQFSIAGSTVTWQAFAALQASGGTAIAVPDATARDAQRRLAATGLHAEVSASSALAALRRLAQDGHLAGRHAVIVLTGSGRNDPDRYSRAETKASTGGSPPVR; encoded by the coding sequence ATGGCCGCCTCTCGCTCGAACATTGCGGAGACTGCATCGCCCACCGGCATGGCATGCCTGCGGTGCTCGACGACGTTTCCTGTGCACGAATACGAGGCGGGGTGCCCGCGTTGCGCAGCGGAAAGACACGCTTCCAATCTGCGGCTGATCTATGACCGCGAAACCGGCGGTGTCCGGCTGCCGTACGCCCAAGCCGCGTCGCTCGGCGAGAACCTAACCCCGCTCGTCGACCTGCGAGGTCTTGCGGACGAAATCGGCGTGGGCCGTCTTTCGGCGAAGCTTGAATGGTGCAATCCGACCGGCTCCCACAAGGATAGGATGGCCGCTCAATTGCTGGCTCATGCCAGCAGGCTGGGCTTCCGCGAGATCGCGGCCGCCTCCAGCGGCAATGGCGGCCTAGCGGTTGCGGCCTATGCCGCGCTCCACGGGCTGAAGGCGGAGATCGCCACGACCCGCGCGCTGCCGGCTCATTATCGCGATGCGATGACTGCTCACGGCGCGACGCTCGCCTGCTTCGACAACAGCCTGGAGCGCTGGGCCCACGTGGCGCGACGCGTCACCGAGGGCGCTTTCGCTGCCACCAACTACCGCGTCCCCGCGATCGGCACGAACCCGTTCGGCATTGAAGGCTACAAGACGCTGGCCGCGGAGATCGCTGCGCCGGGAATGCCAGATGTCGTCGTCGTGCCGTGCGCCCGCGGCGATCTGCTTTCGGGGCTGCATCTGGGGTTCGCCGAGCTCGGTGCGATACCGAGGCTCGTGGGGGCGGAGCCGTTTCCGCGGCTGGAGCGCGTTTTGGCGGGAGCCGATTATCGAGAGAGCTTTTCGGGCGAAACGGACCAGTTCTCGATCGCCGGCAGCACCGTCACCTGGCAGGCGTTCGCCGCCTTGCAGGCCAGCGGCGGGACTGCGATCGCGGTGCCCGACGCGACGGCACGCGATGCGCAGCGGCGGCTCGCCGCCACCGGACTACATGCCGAGGTCTCCGCGTCCTCCGCGCTCGCGGCACTGCGACGGCTGGCTCAGGACGGCCACCTCGCCGGGCGGCATGCCGTGATCGTCCTGACCGGCTCCGGGCGCAACGATCCGGACCGCTACAGCCGCGCTGAGACGAAAGCGTCCACGGGAGGCTCGCCTCCCGTTCGGTAA
- a CDS encoding transporter substrate-binding domain-containing protein, translated as MTRILSRSLTALAALAIGGLAGTAQAQTMPPLPEAIKSAGLLKAGVRCDQPPYGYKDETGKFAGVETDMAIQIATWAFGSADKIELTCVTAENRIPQLNGKKVDILIATLGITPERARVVDFSKPYRWGGSDILVAKDSPIKKLDDVAGKTVIMLKGSTQAKWFEDNMPKVESLRLNTASDSLQALKQGRGDAYTHDAATLVVIAAKDPTLRLVGESFAVSDAAVGVRKNDAEWLAYVDASLDRMKAEGLYAKWIAKWIPEEIRPFYVDAFTKPKPTAR; from the coding sequence ATGACCAGAATCCTTTCACGCAGCCTGACGGCGCTCGCCGCTCTCGCCATTGGCGGCCTGGCCGGCACCGCGCAGGCCCAAACCATGCCGCCCCTGCCGGAAGCCATCAAATCCGCGGGGCTGCTCAAGGCCGGGGTGCGCTGCGACCAGCCGCCCTATGGCTACAAAGACGAAACCGGTAAGTTCGCCGGCGTCGAGACCGACATGGCGATCCAGATTGCGACCTGGGCCTTCGGTTCGGCCGACAAGATTGAGCTGACCTGCGTGACCGCTGAGAACCGCATCCCGCAGCTCAACGGCAAGAAGGTCGACATACTGATCGCGACGCTCGGTATCACGCCGGAGCGCGCCCGCGTGGTCGATTTCTCCAAGCCCTATCGCTGGGGCGGCTCGGACATTCTCGTCGCCAAGGACAGCCCGATCAAGAAGCTCGACGACGTCGCCGGCAAGACCGTGATCATGCTGAAGGGCTCGACCCAGGCGAAGTGGTTCGAAGACAACATGCCGAAGGTCGAGAGCCTGCGGCTCAACACCGCCTCGGACTCGCTGCAGGCGCTGAAGCAGGGCCGCGGCGATGCCTATACGCATGATGCCGCCACACTGGTCGTGATCGCCGCCAAGGACCCGACCCTGCGACTGGTCGGCGAATCCTTTGCGGTGTCGGATGCCGCCGTCGGCGTGCGCAAGAACGACGCCGAATGGCTGGCCTATGTCGATGCCTCCCTGGACCGGATGAAGGCGGAGGGCCTTTACGCGAAGTGGATCGCGAAGTGGATCCCCGAGGAGATCCGGCCCTTCTACGTCGATGCCTTCACCAAGCCGAAGCCGACTGCACGCTGA
- a CDS encoding amino acid ABC transporter permease produces the protein MELLIRNLPFILQGLQMTLTLALATLFCSTIIAFTLGTLATLRFKWLRLVVKIYVELFRDIPLIVNIFLVFFVAPLFGLDLSPFVAATVGLSLWGSANGVEIVRGGFNAVPKHQWQSAAALGLKTWEIYAFVTLPQALKAILPPFVGLLTLLVQATSLGALVGVTEFFKVGQIIVERTTTMEGWNPAFIVYAAVLLVYFVICSCLTWFGRWLERRLKRDQRRPQPGAPAMVEAAPQLP, from the coding sequence ATGGAACTACTGATCCGCAACCTGCCTTTCATCCTCCAGGGTCTGCAGATGACGCTGACACTGGCGCTGGCGACGCTATTCTGCTCCACGATCATCGCCTTCACGCTCGGCACGCTGGCGACGCTGCGTTTCAAGTGGCTGCGCTTGGTCGTGAAGATCTATGTCGAGCTGTTCCGCGACATCCCGCTGATCGTGAACATCTTCCTGGTCTTCTTCGTCGCGCCGCTGTTCGGGCTCGATCTGTCGCCTTTCGTCGCCGCGACGGTCGGCCTGTCGCTCTGGGGCAGCGCCAACGGCGTCGAGATCGTGCGCGGTGGCTTCAACGCTGTGCCAAAGCATCAATGGCAGAGCGCAGCGGCACTCGGCCTGAAGACTTGGGAGATCTACGCCTTCGTCACGCTGCCGCAGGCGCTCAAGGCCATCCTGCCGCCCTTCGTCGGGCTTCTGACGCTGCTCGTCCAGGCAACCTCGCTCGGCGCGCTCGTCGGCGTCACAGAGTTCTTCAAGGTCGGCCAGATCATCGTCGAACGCACAACGACGATGGAGGGCTGGAACCCGGCGTTTATCGTCTACGCAGCGGTGCTGCTCGTCTATTTCGTCATCTGCTCCTGCTTGACCTGGTTCGGCCGCTGGCTCGAACGCCGGCTGAAGCGCGACCAGCGCCGCCCGCAACCTGGCGCGCCCGCGATGGTCGAGGCCGCCCCGCAGCTTCCCTGA